A window of the Lactuca sativa cultivar Salinas chromosome 5, Lsat_Salinas_v11, whole genome shotgun sequence genome harbors these coding sequences:
- the LOC128126454 gene encoding laccase-17-like, with protein sequence MGGIFLSLLAITSLLPLYTIGGTTRSYEFNIELQNVTRLCHTKSMVTVNGKFPGPRIVAREGDRLLIKVTNHVSSNITIHWHGIRQLRSGWADGPAYITQCPIQTGQSYVYNYTVIGQRGTLFWHAHISWLRASVYGPLIILPKLNVPYPFTKPYKEVPIIFGEWFNTDPEAIISQATQTGGGPNVSDAYTFNGLPGPLYNCSAKDTFKLKVKTGKTYLLRLINAALNDELFFSIANHTLTVVEADAIYVKPFKTETLILAPGQTTNVLLKTKSKFPGANFLMSARPYVTGQGTFDNSTVAGILEYESPVPMKNLPLFTPTLPSLNDTSFVSKFSNRLRSLANSKFPANVPQKIDKHLFFTVGLGTAPCAQNRTCQGPNGARFAASINNVSFVQPSVALLQSHFFNKSKGVYSPYFPINPVHWFNYTGTPPNNTFVSNGTKLMVLPFNTSVELVMQDTSILGAESHPLHLHGFNFFVVGQGFGNYDPKKDPKNFNLVDPIERNTVGVPSGGWVAIRFLADNPGVWFMHCHLEVHTGWGLKMAWLVLDGELPNQKLLPPPADLPKC encoded by the exons ATGGGTGGAATTTTCTTGTCATTGTTAGCAATAACTTCACTGCTTCCTTTGTATACAATTGGTGGAACTACCAGGAGCTATGAGTTTAAC ATCGAGCTGCAAAACGTGACACGACTGTGCCACACAAAAAGCATGGTTACGGTCAATGGAAAATTTCCAGGTCCACGTATTGTCGCTCGAGAGGGTGATCGGCTTCTTATAAAAGTTACTAACCATGTCTCCAGTAACATTACAATCCATTG GCATGGTATTAGACAACTTCGGAGTGGATGGGCCGATGGGCCAGCATACATAACTCAATGCCCCATACAAACTGGCCAGAGTTATGTGTACAACTACACTGTTATTGGACAAAGAGGAACATTGTTTTGGCATGCACATATATCATGGTTACGAGCAAGTGTTTATGGTCCTCTCATCATTCTGCCAAAGCTTAATGTCCCCTACCCTTTTACCAAGCCCTATAAAGAAGTTCCCATCATCTTTG GAGAGTGGTTCAATACTGATCCAGAGGCTATAATTTCGCAAGCAACACAAACCGGTGGGGGTCCAAATGTTTCCGATGCCTATACCTTCAATGGGCTTCCCGGACCTTTGTACAATTGCTCTGCTAAAG ACACATTCAAGCTGAAGGTAAAAACCGGGAAGACGTACCTCCTTCGACTGATCAACGCAGCACTCAATGATGAACTCTTTTTTAGCATAGCAAACCACACCCTCACCGTTGTTGAGGCTGATGCCATTTATGTAAAACCTTTCAAAACTGAAACGCTTATACTAGCTCCTGGTCAAACCACCAACGTCCTCCTTAAAACCAAATCCAAATTTCCCGGTGCCAACTTTCTCATGTCTGCTAGACCATATGTAACGGGTCAAGGAACCTTTGACAATTCCACAGTTGCTGGTATTCTCGAATATGAGTCACCTGTTCCGATGAAAAATCTTCCACTCTTTACACCAACATTACCATCTTTAAATGACACTTCATTCGTGTCAAAGTTTTCAAATAGACTTCGAAGCTTGGCAAACTCTAAATTTCCTGCTAATGTCCCACAGAAGATCGACAAACATTTATTTTTCACAGTAGGACTTGGGACGGCCCCTTGTGCGCAAAATAGAACTTGCCAAGGACCGAACGGGGCTAGATTCGCTGCATCCATAAATAATGTGTCATTCGTACAACCAAGTGTTGCCCTTCTCCAGTCCCACTTCTTTAATAAATCGAAGGGTGTTTATAGTCCTTATTTCCCTATCAACCCAGTGCATTGGTTTAATTATACCGGAACTCCTCCAAATAACACCTTTGTGAGCAATGGTACAAAGCTCATGGTTCTTCCTTTCAATACTAGTGTGGAGTTGGTCATGCAAGATACCAGCATTCTTGGTGCCGAAAGCCACCCTCTTCATCTCCATGGCTTCAATTTCTTTGTTGTTGGTCAAGGGTTTGGAAACTACGATCCTAAGAAGGACCCTAAGAACTTCAATCTTGTGGACCCTATCGAAAGAAACACGGTTGGTGTGCCTTCTGGTGGGTGGGTTGCTATACGATTTCTAGCGGACAACCCAG GGGTGTGGTTCATGCATTGTCATTTGGAAGTTCATACCGGTTGGGGTTTGAAGATGGCATGGCTCGTCTTGGATGGAGAACTACCTAACCAAAAGCTCTTACCTCCACCGGCTGATCTTCCAAAATGTTAA